In Neisseria brasiliensis, the following proteins share a genomic window:
- a CDS encoding DUF4124 domain-containing protein: MNKTVLLTLALLASTAAQAATIYECTDRSGRKVYSQDGGKNCKASNIGRPSVYTSAPVYQTAAPVAISESMPQANTSADLEAAQRELQQAQHALEEGKKVRLGNERNYAKYLERVQGLENNVKAAQDKVQAAERGESQQLLR, translated from the coding sequence ATGAACAAAACCGTTTTACTCACCTTAGCCTTGCTCGCTTCCACAGCTGCCCAAGCAGCAACCATTTACGAATGCACCGACCGCTCAGGCCGCAAGGTTTATAGCCAAGACGGCGGCAAAAACTGCAAAGCCAGCAATATCGGCCGCCCATCGGTATACACTTCAGCACCTGTTTATCAAACTGCCGCCCCAGTCGCCATCAGCGAAAGCATGCCGCAAGCAAATACATCTGCTGATTTGGAAGCGGCACAACGCGAATTGCAGCAGGCGCAGCACGCTTTGGAAGAAGGCAAAAAAGTGCGCTTGGGCAATGAACGCAATTACGCCAAGTATTTAGAGCGTGTGCAGGGGTTGGAAAACAATGTCAAAGCGGCGCAAGACAAGGTGCAAGCCGCTGAGCGTGGTGAATCGCAACAATTGTTGCGTTAA
- a CDS encoding ABC-F family ATPase → MISTNGITMQFGAKPLFENVSVKFGEGNRYGLIGANGSGKSTFMKILGGDLEQTAGEVAIENGVRLGKLKQDQFAYEDMRVLDVVLMGHTEMWAAMTERDAIYANMEATEDDYMRAADLEAKFAEYDGYTAEARAAELLSGVGISEDLHNAQMSEVAPGFKLRVLLAQALFSKPDVLLLDEPTNNLDINTIRWLEGVLNEYDSTMIIISHDRHFLNEVCTHMADLDYNTITIYPGNYDDYMLASAQSRERALKDNAKAREKLQELQEFVARFSANKSKARQATSRLKQADKIKSEMVEVKPSTRQNPYIRFEADEKAKLHRQAVEVEKLAKRFETQLFKNLNFILEAGQRLAIIGPNGAGKSTLLKLLAGAYNAEYSDGLTQDEGTIKWAEKAHVGYYPQDHENDFDVDMDLSEWMRQWGQEGDDEQVIRGTLGRLLFGSNDVVKKVKVLSGGEKGRMLYGKLLLLKPNVLVMDEPTNHMDMESIESLNMALEKYNGTLIFVSHDRQFVSSLATQIIELDGKGGYEHYLGDYESYLEKKGLV, encoded by the coding sequence ATGATTTCTACCAACGGCATTACCATGCAGTTTGGCGCAAAGCCGCTGTTTGAAAACGTGTCTGTCAAATTCGGCGAAGGCAACCGCTACGGTTTGATCGGCGCCAACGGCTCGGGCAAATCCACGTTTATGAAAATTCTGGGCGGCGATTTGGAGCAGACTGCCGGTGAAGTGGCGATTGAAAACGGCGTGCGCTTGGGTAAGCTGAAACAAGACCAGTTTGCTTACGAAGATATGCGCGTGTTGGATGTGGTGTTGATGGGGCACACCGAAATGTGGGCGGCCATGACCGAACGCGACGCGATTTACGCCAACATGGAAGCCACTGAAGACGACTATATGCGCGCGGCCGATTTGGAAGCCAAGTTTGCCGAATACGACGGCTACACCGCCGAAGCGCGCGCCGCCGAATTGTTGAGCGGCGTGGGCATTTCTGAAGATTTGCACAATGCGCAAATGAGCGAAGTTGCTCCGGGCTTCAAATTGCGCGTGTTGCTGGCGCAGGCATTGTTTTCCAAGCCCGACGTGTTGCTGCTTGACGAGCCGACCAACAACTTGGACATCAACACCATCCGCTGGTTGGAAGGCGTATTGAACGAATACGATTCGACCATGATCATCATCTCGCACGACCGTCACTTTTTGAACGAAGTGTGCACCCACATGGCCGACTTGGACTACAACACCATCACCATCTATCCGGGCAACTACGACGATTACATGCTCGCTTCAGCACAATCCCGCGAGCGCGCGCTGAAAGACAACGCCAAAGCCAGAGAAAAACTGCAGGAACTGCAAGAATTCGTGGCGCGTTTCTCGGCCAACAAATCCAAAGCCCGCCAAGCCACCAGCCGCTTGAAACAGGCCGACAAAATCAAATCGGAAATGGTCGAAGTCAAACCTTCTACCCGCCAAAACCCGTATATCCGTTTTGAAGCCGACGAAAAAGCCAAGCTGCACCGTCAGGCCGTGGAAGTGGAAAAACTGGCCAAGCGCTTTGAAACCCAGTTGTTCAAAAACCTCAACTTCATCTTGGAGGCCGGCCAACGCCTGGCGATTATCGGCCCCAACGGTGCCGGTAAGTCCACTTTGCTGAAATTATTGGCCGGTGCCTACAACGCCGAATATTCAGACGGCCTCACCCAAGACGAAGGCACCATCAAATGGGCTGAAAAAGCACATGTCGGCTACTATCCGCAAGACCATGAAAACGACTTCGACGTCGATATGGACTTGAGCGAATGGATGCGGCAATGGGGTCAAGAAGGCGACGATGAGCAAGTGATCCGCGGCACACTCGGCCGCCTGCTCTTCGGCAGCAACGATGTGGTGAAAAAAGTCAAAGTATTGTCCGGCGGAGAGAAAGGCCGCATGCTCTACGGCAAATTATTGCTGTTGAAACCGAACGTGCTGGTGATGGACGAGCCGACCAACCACATGGACATGGAAAGCATTGAATCGCTCAACATGGCGCTGGAAAAATACAACGGCACGCTGATTTTCGTTTCGCACGACCGTCAGTTTGTTTCATCGCTCGCCACCCAAATCATCGAGCTCGACGGCAAAGGCGGCTACGAGCATTACTTGGGCGACTACGAAAGCTATCTGGAGAAAAAAGGTTTGGTTTGA
- the truB gene encoding tRNA pseudouridine(55) synthase TruB — MNTKPSKRPINGVLLLDKPEGLSSNTALQKARRLYRAEKAGHTGVLDPLATGLLPVCFGEATKFAQYLLDADKAYTATMKLGEASTTGDAEGEIIDTARADISLQEFQTACAALTGPIRQVPPMFSALKHEGKPLYEYARKGFVIERKPRDITIYSIDIQEFSAPKAVINVRCSKGTYIRTLSEDIAKHIGTFAHLTALRRTETAGFTIAQSHMLEQLADLSEAERDALLLPCDVLVQHLPKITLNDRAVEMLKFGQRPQFTENIEHEQPIRVYNQQGEFIGLVEYQQAIGRLKALRLMNTANTSE; from the coding sequence ATGAATACCAAACCCAGCAAACGCCCTATCAACGGCGTTTTATTACTCGACAAACCCGAAGGTTTGAGCAGCAACACCGCCTTGCAAAAAGCGCGCCGTCTTTATCGCGCCGAAAAAGCCGGTCACACCGGCGTGCTCGACCCACTCGCCACCGGCCTACTGCCTGTATGCTTCGGTGAAGCGACCAAGTTCGCGCAATATCTGCTCGATGCGGATAAAGCCTACACCGCCACCATGAAGCTGGGCGAAGCCAGCACCACCGGCGATGCCGAAGGTGAAATCATCGATACCGCCCGTGCTGATATTTCGCTACAAGAATTTCAGACGGCCTGCGCCGCACTCACCGGCCCTATCCGCCAAGTGCCGCCGATGTTCTCTGCATTGAAACACGAAGGCAAACCACTTTACGAATACGCGCGCAAAGGCTTTGTGATCGAACGCAAACCGCGCGACATCACCATTTACTCGATTGATATTCAAGAATTTTCCGCACCCAAAGCCGTGATTAACGTGCGTTGCAGCAAAGGCACCTACATCCGCACCCTCAGCGAAGACATCGCCAAACACATCGGCACTTTCGCCCACCTGACCGCCCTGCGCCGCACCGAAACCGCCGGTTTCACCATCGCACAAAGCCACATGCTGGAACAATTGGCAGACTTAAGCGAAGCCGAACGCGACGCGCTCTTACTGCCTTGCGATGTGTTGGTGCAGCATTTGCCGAAGATCACACTCAACGACCGCGCCGTAGAAATGCTGAAATTCGGCCAGCGCCCACAGTTCACCGAAAACATCGAGCATGAACAACCGATTCGTGTTTACAACCAACAAGGCGAATTTATCGGTTTGGTTGAGTATCAACAAGCCATAGGCCGTCTGAAAGCCTTGCGTTTGATGAATACGGCGAATACAAGCGAATAA
- the rbfA gene encoding 30S ribosome-binding factor RbfA, which yields MRKPQRGYARQDRVREQIMRELAELVRTDLKDPRAGFITINEVEVTRDYSHATVFYTVLDDSTREITEEALDHAKGHLRSELAKRIKLFKIPELHFKYDESLERGMSISSLIDQVAAEKPVED from the coding sequence ATGCGAAAACCACAACGCGGCTATGCCCGCCAAGACCGAGTTCGTGAACAAATCATGCGCGAACTGGCCGAACTCGTCCGCACCGATTTGAAAGACCCGCGCGCCGGTTTCATCACCATCAACGAAGTCGAAGTCACCCGCGATTACAGCCACGCTACCGTGTTTTACACCGTATTGGACGACAGCACCCGCGAAATCACCGAAGAAGCACTCGACCACGCCAAAGGCCATTTACGCAGCGAATTGGCCAAACGCATCAAGCTCTTCAAAATTCCCGAGCTGCATTTCAAATACGACGAATCATTAGAACGCGGCATGAGCATTTCCAGCCTGATTGACCAAGTGGCGGCTGAAAAACCGGTAGAAGATTAA